GTGGTGGCCGGCGTGGCGGATGACGCGCGACAGATTCACGGCGTTTTTGCCGTAGGCGTTGGCGGCGAGTTTAATGGGCATGGCGCGTAGCTTGCGGGGCGAAAAAAGGAGCGGCAAGATAGTCGCCCGCCGCCACCGCCCGATGGATATAACCCTGAAAAGTACCGCCGTCGTTACGCCCGCCGGCCAGCGCCCGGCCCTGGTGGTGCTGCGCGGCGGCCGCATCGCCGACGTGCTGCCCGTGGGGGCCCCCGTGGCCGGCCCCGTGCTCGACCTGGGCGACGCCGCCATCTTGCCCGGCGTCATCGACCCGCACGTGCACCTCAACGAGCCCGGCCGCACCGCTTGGGAGGGCTTCGATACCGGCACCCGTGCCGCGCTGGCCGGCGGCATTACCACGCTGGTGGACATGCCATTGAACTCGGCGCCGGTCACTACATCGGTCGAAAGCCTGCGCCTGAAGCAAGCCGCCACCGCGGGCCAGCTGCACACCAACGTGGGCTTCTGGGGCGGCATCGTGCCGGGCAACGCGGCCGAAGTGGGGCCCCTGATTGCGGCCGGCGTGCTGGGTTTCAAGGCCTTTCTGACGCATTCGGGCATCGACGATTTTCCGAACGCCACCGAGGCGGATTTGCGGCGCGTAATGCCGCTGCTGGCCCACCACGGCCTGCCGCTGCTGGTGCATTGCGAGCTATCCGAAGACAACGACGACTGGAAAAGCGGCGATACCCGGTCGTACCAAAACTACCTGGCCTCGCGCCCCAAAAACTGGGAAGACAAGGCTATTGCGCTGATGGTTCGGCTGTGCGCCGAGTTTGGGGGCCCCGTGCACATTGTGCACCTGTCGTCGGCCAACTCCTTGGCAGTCATTGCCGAAGCCAAGGCCCACGGCCTGCCCATCACCGTGGAAACCGGCCAGCACTACCTGTTTTTCAACGCCGAGGACATCGCCGACGGCCAGACGCAGTTCAAGTGCGCGCCGCCCATCCGCGAGCGGGCCAACAACGAGCAGCTGTGGGGGGCCCTGCAAAGCGGCCTCATCGACTTCGTGGCCACCGACCACTCGCCCGCCCCGCCCGCCCTCAAGCAACTCGCCAGCGGCGATTTCGCCAGCGCCTGGGGCGGCATCGCCTCGCTCCAGCTGGCCCTGCCCGTGCTGTGGACGGCCGCCAAAACGCGCGGCGCCACGCTGCCCGACCTGGCCCGCTGGCTGAGTGCGAACCCCGCCCGGCTCATCGGCCAGGCGCACCGCAAGGGCCAGATTGTCAAAGGCTACGACGCCGACCTGCTGGTGCTGGCCCCCGATATGCAGTTCACCGTGACTGAGGCGCTGCTGCACCACCGCCACAAGGTTTCGCCTTACCTGGGCCGCACGCTGGCGGGCGTGGTCACGCACACGTTCCTGGCCGGCGAGGAAGTGTTTCGCCACCCCGATTTCCTACACCTCAACCGCGGGCAGCTGCTGAGCCGCTAGGGGCCCATGTTTGCGGCCCGTCGCGCGGAGGCGCTACGCTTCAAGCTTCTTACAATACTTTCTTAAATGACCGATTATCAAACCCGCACCGCCCACGTCCTCGCCCGCATTGAGGAATTGGCGGCCATCAGCGAAGACGATACCGGCGCCACTGTGACGCGCACCTTCGGCACGCCGGCTTTTGTGCGCGGGCGCGATTTGGTGCAAAGGTGGTTTGAAGCCGCGGGCCTGGAAACGCGCCTCGACGGCATCGGCAACCTGCGCGGGCGGTGGGCCAGCCGGCGCCCCGGGGCCCAAACCTTCGTGCTGGCTTCGCATATCGACACGGTGGTGAATGCCGGCAAGTACGATGGGCCCCTGGGCGTGCTGATGGCGCTGAATCTGGTGGAAAATATTATTCAGCAACAAGTTGACTTGCCGTTTAACCTGGAGCTGATGGCCTTCAGCGACGAGGAAGGCGTGCGTTTTCACACTACCTACTTGGGCAGCAAGGTCGTCACCGGCGCCTTCGACCCCGCGCTGCTGGCCAGAACCGATGCCCAGGGCATTACCCTGGCCCAGGCCATTGCCGCGATGGGCGGCGACGCCGCGCAAATTCCCGCCGGGGCCCTGCCCGCCGCCGAGTGGCTAGGCTACTTCGAGCTGCACATCGAGCAGGGCCCCGTGCTGTGGGAAAGTGGCGTGCCGGTAGCGCTCGTCACGGCCCTGGCCGGGCAGCAGCGCGTGGAACTGGCCTGGCAGGGCATGGCCGGCCACGCCGGCACCGTGCCCATGGCCCGCCGCCAGGATGCGCTGGCCGCCGCCGCCGAGTTTGTGCTCGCCGCCGAGGCCTTCGCGCTGGCCCACGGCCGCGGCCTGGTGGCCACGGTGGGCCAGCTGCGCATTGCCCATTCGGCCAGCAACGTCATTCCCGGCCACGTGGTGCACAGCCTCGACCTGCGCAGCCCCAACGCC
This genomic stretch from Hymenobacter sp. PAMC 26628 harbors:
- the allB gene encoding allantoinase AllB, whose product is MDITLKSTAVVTPAGQRPALVVLRGGRIADVLPVGAPVAGPVLDLGDAAILPGVIDPHVHLNEPGRTAWEGFDTGTRAALAGGITTLVDMPLNSAPVTTSVESLRLKQAATAGQLHTNVGFWGGIVPGNAAEVGPLIAAGVLGFKAFLTHSGIDDFPNATEADLRRVMPLLAHHGLPLLVHCELSEDNDDWKSGDTRSYQNYLASRPKNWEDKAIALMVRLCAEFGGPVHIVHLSSANSLAVIAEAKAHGLPITVETGQHYLFFNAEDIADGQTQFKCAPPIRERANNEQLWGALQSGLIDFVATDHSPAPPALKQLASGDFASAWGGIASLQLALPVLWTAAKTRGATLPDLARWLSANPARLIGQAHRKGQIVKGYDADLLVLAPDMQFTVTEALLHHRHKVSPYLGRTLAGVVTHTFLAGEEVFRHPDFLHLNRGQLLSR
- a CDS encoding Zn-dependent hydrolase, whose protein sequence is MTDYQTRTAHVLARIEELAAISEDDTGATVTRTFGTPAFVRGRDLVQRWFEAAGLETRLDGIGNLRGRWASRRPGAQTFVLASHIDTVVNAGKYDGPLGVLMALNLVENIIQQQVDLPFNLELMAFSDEEGVRFHTTYLGSKVVTGAFDPALLARTDAQGITLAQAIAAMGGDAAQIPAGALPAAEWLGYFELHIEQGPVLWESGVPVALVTALAGQQRVELAWQGMAGHAGTVPMARRQDALAAAAEFVLAAEAFALAHGRGLVATVGQLRIAHSASNVIPGHVVHSLDLRSPNAGELAAAYGALHAQAAAIADQRGLALDWQLVQATAPVACDAGLNELLAQAIAASGYPVVRLVSGAGHDAGPASAVAPATMLFIRCYKGISHNPLENVEAADVAAALEVAERFIFELKIKNEELKMV